The following proteins are co-located in the Pseudomonas synxantha genome:
- the cbiB gene encoding adenosylcobinamide-phosphate synthase CbiB produces MSVALLCVAAVALDALLGEPRRWHPLVAFGNFAGRIEQRFNTGGRGWRSHGVTAWFIAVVPLTLLATALSWAPLIGWLVEILALYCALGMRSLGEHVIPVAQALRRDDLDEARKRVSYLVSRQTSELDRTEVARAATESVLENGSDAIFAALFWFVVAGVPGVVLYRLSNTLDAMWGYRNERFERFGWAAAKIDDVLNYIPARLVALTYALLGKTRLALKCWRVQGPTWDSPNAGPVMAAGAGALGVELGGAAIYHGEVHQRPPLGEGPPADADSIDRGWQLVQRGVWLWLLVLCIGAHIYA; encoded by the coding sequence ATGAGTGTGGCCTTGCTGTGTGTCGCTGCGGTGGCGCTGGATGCGCTGCTGGGTGAGCCCAGGCGCTGGCATCCGCTGGTGGCGTTCGGCAATTTCGCCGGGCGTATCGAGCAGCGTTTCAATACCGGTGGACGCGGCTGGCGCAGCCATGGCGTGACCGCGTGGTTTATCGCGGTGGTGCCGCTGACCCTGCTGGCCACGGCTTTGTCCTGGGCGCCGTTGATTGGCTGGCTCGTGGAAATCCTGGCGTTGTACTGCGCCCTTGGCATGCGCAGCCTGGGCGAGCATGTGATCCCGGTGGCCCAGGCTCTGCGCAGGGATGACTTGGACGAGGCGCGCAAACGCGTGAGCTACCTGGTCAGCCGCCAGACCAGCGAACTGGACCGCACTGAAGTCGCCCGCGCCGCCACTGAGTCGGTGCTGGAAAATGGCAGCGACGCGATATTCGCCGCGCTGTTCTGGTTCGTGGTGGCCGGTGTGCCAGGGGTGGTGCTCTATCGCCTGAGCAACACCCTGGATGCCATGTGGGGCTATCGCAACGAACGCTTCGAACGCTTTGGCTGGGCGGCCGCCAAGATAGACGATGTGCTCAACTATATTCCTGCGCGCCTGGTGGCTTTGACCTACGCGTTATTGGGCAAAACCCGCTTGGCCCTCAAATGCTGGCGCGTCCAGGGCCCGACCTGGGACAGCCCCAACGCCGGGCCGGTGATGGCCGCCGGTGCCGGTGCACTGGGGGTCGAGCTGGGCGGTGCGGCGATTTATCACGGCGAGGTACATCAGCGCCCGCCGTTGGGTGAAGGTCCACCGGCCGATGCCGATTCCATTGATCGCGGCTGGCAACTGGTGCAACGCGGCGTATGGTTGTGGTTGTTGGTCCTGTGCATAGGGGCACACATCTATGCTTGA
- a CDS encoding C40 family peptidase: MSTSARLILIVCAALLSACASRPPPPAPVAVKPKPVFNYATQNFSPAAEDVLFRALGLVGTPYRWGGNTPDSGFDCSGLIGFVFRDAAGISLPRTTRELIVMRAQDVSEQNLQTGDLLFFATGGGSRVSHAGIYVGEGRFVHAPQTGGTVKLDTLSKAYWQNAYLSAKRVLPGNLARNP, translated from the coding sequence ATGTCGACCTCGGCCCGCCTGATTCTTATTGTTTGCGCCGCGTTGCTCAGCGCCTGCGCGAGCCGCCCACCGCCGCCCGCGCCTGTAGCGGTCAAGCCCAAGCCGGTGTTCAACTACGCCACCCAGAATTTCTCGCCTGCTGCCGAAGATGTGCTCTTCCGCGCCTTGGGCCTGGTTGGCACGCCCTACCGCTGGGGCGGCAACACGCCGGACTCGGGGTTTGATTGCAGCGGCCTGATTGGCTTTGTATTCCGCGACGCCGCCGGTATCTCCCTGCCGCGCACTACCCGCGAACTGATCGTGATGCGTGCCCAGGACGTCAGCGAGCAGAACCTGCAAACCGGTGATCTGCTGTTCTTCGCCACAGGTGGTGGTTCGCGGGTCAGTCATGCAGGGATTTATGTCGGGGAAGGGCGCTTTGTGCATGCGCCGCAAACCGGCGGTACGGTGAAGCTCGATACGCTATCCAAAGCGTATTGGCAGAATGCCTATCTGAGCGCAAAGCGAGTGCTGCCCGGGAATCTGGCACGCAACCCTTAA
- the cobO gene encoding cob(I)yrinic acid a,c-diamide adenosyltransferase — protein MTDSPDRDERHLARMLRKKAVIDERIANSPNECGLLLVLTGNGKGKSSSAFGMLARAMGHGMQCGVVQFIKGRNSTGEELFFRRFPEQVRFHVMGEGFTWETQDRQRDIAAAEAAWAVSRAMLQDASIGLVVLDELNIALKHGYLDLDQVLSDLQSRPPMQHVVVTGRGAKPELIEMADTVTEMGMLKHAFQAGIKAQKGVEL, from the coding sequence ATGACCGATTCCCCCGACCGCGACGAACGCCACTTGGCGCGCATGCTGCGCAAAAAAGCCGTGATCGACGAGCGCATCGCCAATTCACCGAATGAGTGCGGCCTGTTGCTGGTATTGACCGGCAATGGCAAAGGCAAGAGCAGCTCGGCCTTCGGCATGCTGGCCCGCGCCATGGGCCATGGCATGCAGTGCGGTGTGGTGCAGTTCATCAAAGGCCGCAACAGCACCGGCGAAGAGCTGTTCTTCCGACGCTTTCCCGAGCAGGTGCGCTTCCATGTGATGGGCGAAGGCTTCACTTGGGAAACCCAGGACCGCCAGCGCGACATTGCCGCCGCCGAGGCGGCCTGGGCCGTGTCCCGTGCGATGTTGCAAGACGCCTCTATCGGCCTGGTGGTGCTGGACGAGCTGAACATTGCCCTCAAGCACGGCTATCTGGACCTGGACCAGGTACTCAGCGACCTGCAATCGCGCCCGCCGATGCAGCATGTGGTGGTCACGGGCCGCGGCGCCAAGCCCGAACTGATTGAAATGGCCGACACCGTCACCGAAATGGGCATGCTCAAGCACGCGTTCCAGGCCGGTATCAAGGCCCAGAAAGGCGTCGAACTTTGA
- the cobU gene encoding bifunctional adenosylcobinamide kinase/adenosylcobinamide-phosphate guanylyltransferase yields the protein MLQLILGGARSGKSRLAEKLASDSGLSVTYIATSRPLDGEMNQRIALHRGRRPGHWGLIEEPLELARVLGENAAADHCLLVDCLTLWLTNLLMLEDADRMAFERDQLLQTLASLPGEIIFVSNETGLGVVPLGELTRRYVDEAGWLHQALAERCQRVVLTVAGLPLTLKGTAL from the coding sequence ATGCTCCAACTGATCTTGGGCGGCGCACGCTCTGGCAAGAGTCGCCTTGCTGAAAAGCTCGCCAGCGACAGCGGTTTATCCGTCACGTATATCGCCACCAGCCGGCCGCTGGACGGTGAAATGAATCAGCGGATTGCCTTGCATCGTGGGCGTCGTCCGGGCCATTGGGGGTTGATTGAAGAACCCCTTGAGCTGGCGCGGGTACTGGGTGAAAACGCCGCTGCCGACCATTGCCTGTTGGTGGACTGCCTGACGTTATGGCTCACCAATCTTCTGATGCTCGAAGACGCCGATCGCATGGCGTTCGAGCGTGATCAACTGCTGCAAACCCTGGCGTCGCTGCCGGGTGAAATTATTTTTGTCAGCAACGAGACCGGTCTGGGTGTCGTGCCGCTGGGCGAATTGACCCGCCGTTATGTGGATGAAGCCGGTTGGCTGCATCAAGCCTTGGCCGAGCGGTGTCAGCGTGTTGTGTTGACGGTCGCCGGTCTGCCCCTGACTTTGAAAGGTACTGCGTTATGA
- a CDS encoding cobyric acid synthase — protein MSTLMVQGTTSDAGKSTLVTALCRWLVRQGVAVVPFKPQNMALNSAVTAEGGEIGRAQAVQAQAANLAPHTDMNPVLLKPNSDTGSQVIIHGRAVTSMNAVAYHAYKAIAMQAVLASHARLSQAYPVVMVEGAGSPAEINLRANDIANMGFAEAVDCPVLLIADINRGGVFAHLVGTLELLSPSEQARVKGFIINRFRGDIALLQPGLDWLEARTGKPVVGVLPYVMDLHLEAEDGIDQRQVNKAAQVLKVVVPVLPRISNHTDFDPLRLHPQVDLQFVGPGQAIPAADLIILPGSKSVRSDLAFLRANGWDTAVARHLRYGGKVLGICGGLQMLGEQVHDPLGLEGVAGSSAGLGLLAFATTLEEEKQLRNVRGRLVLEEAEVSGYEIHAGVTSGEALLSAAVVLDDGRSDGALSADGQILGTYLHGLFEAPAACSALLRWAGLQDVQEVDYHGLRERDIERLADLVEHHLDTDLLRNLCGI, from the coding sequence ATGAGCACCTTGATGGTGCAGGGCACCACCTCCGATGCCGGCAAGAGCACCCTGGTGACTGCGCTGTGTCGCTGGCTGGTGCGCCAGGGCGTGGCGGTGGTGCCGTTCAAACCGCAGAACATGGCGCTCAACAGCGCCGTCACTGCCGAAGGCGGCGAAATCGGCCGTGCCCAGGCGGTCCAGGCCCAGGCCGCCAACCTGGCGCCCCACACCGATATGAACCCGGTGTTGCTCAAGCCCAACAGCGATACCGGCTCCCAAGTGATCATCCATGGCCGCGCTGTGACCAGCATGAACGCCGTGGCCTATCACGCCTACAAGGCTATCGCGATGCAAGCGGTACTGGCTTCCCACGCGCGTTTGAGCCAAGCCTACCCGGTGGTGATGGTCGAGGGCGCGGGTTCCCCGGCCGAGATCAACCTGCGTGCCAACGACATTGCCAACATGGGCTTCGCCGAAGCAGTGGATTGCCCGGTGCTGTTGATCGCCGATATCAACCGTGGCGGTGTGTTCGCCCATCTGGTCGGCACGTTGGAACTGCTGTCGCCCAGTGAGCAGGCGCGGGTCAAGGGTTTCATCATCAACCGTTTTCGCGGTGATATCGCGCTGCTGCAGCCTGGGCTGGATTGGCTGGAGGCGCGCACCGGCAAGCCGGTGGTGGGGGTGTTGCCCTATGTGATGGACCTGCATCTGGAGGCCGAAGACGGTATCGATCAGCGCCAGGTCAACAAGGCCGCCCAGGTGCTCAAGGTGGTGGTGCCGGTGTTGCCGCGTATCAGCAACCATACGGATTTCGACCCGTTGCGCCTGCACCCCCAGGTGGATTTGCAGTTTGTCGGGCCGGGCCAGGCGATTCCTGCGGCTGACTTGATCATCCTGCCGGGGTCGAAGAGCGTGCGCAGCGATTTGGCGTTCTTGCGTGCCAATGGTTGGGATACGGCCGTGGCGCGGCATTTGCGTTATGGCGGCAAGGTGCTGGGGATCTGCGGTGGGTTGCAGATGCTGGGTGAGCAGGTGCATGACCCGCTTGGGCTGGAGGGTGTGGCCGGGTCGAGTGCTGGTCTTGGGCTGCTGGCGTTTGCTACGACGCTGGAGGAGGAGAAGCAACTGCGTAATGTACGCGGGCGCTTGGTGCTCGAGGAGGCGGAGGTCAGTGGGTATGAGATTCATGCAGGGGTGACGTCGGGTGAGGCCCTATTGAGCGCGGCCGTGGTGCTGGACGATGGGCGCAGCGATGGGGCGCTGAGCGCTGATGGGCAGATTCTTGGTACCTATCTGCATGGGCTGTTTGAGGCGCCGGCGGCGTGCAGTGCGTTGTTGCGTTGGGCTGGGTTGCAGGATGTGCAGGAGGTGGATTATCACGGGTTGCGTGAGCGTGATATCGAGCGGCTGGCGGACTTGGTTGAGCACCATTTGGACACCGATTTGTTGCGCAATCTATGCGGGATCTGA
- a CDS encoding cobyrinate a,c-diamide synthase, with the protein MNQPRHCPAVLIAAPASGQGKTTVTAALARLHRNLGRKVRVFKCGPDFLDPMIHERASGAPVYQLDMWMVGEQESRRLLWEAAGEADLILIEGVMGLFDGTPSSADLARHFGVPVLGVIDGTAMAQTFGALALGLARYQPDLPFAGVLANRVGTLRHAQLLEGSLTEGLRWYGALSRETGIELPSRHLGLVQASELNDLDVRLDAAAQALGSSCEVALPPPVTFAAPAVIEAEPLLAGVRIAVARDEAFAFTYGASLDLLRVMGAELSFFSPIHDRQLPEADSLYLPGGYPELHHQALSANVPMLEAIRAHHAAGKPLLAECGGMLYLLDSLTDVHGSRAELVGLLQGDAVMQKKLAALALQSVELPEGVLRGHTYHHSLTNTEWAPIARGLSPNGGRGAEAVYRQGRMTASYVHFYFPSNPGAVAALFAPDLETVIAGKPAPTVDRVETQSNVGGGLPPMRP; encoded by the coding sequence TTGAATCAGCCTCGTCATTGCCCGGCCGTATTGATCGCCGCTCCGGCGTCCGGCCAGGGCAAAACCACCGTCACCGCCGCGCTGGCGCGTTTGCATCGCAACCTGGGACGCAAGGTACGCGTGTTCAAATGCGGGCCGGACTTTCTCGACCCGATGATCCACGAGCGCGCCAGCGGTGCGCCGGTGTATCAACTGGACATGTGGATGGTCGGTGAGCAGGAAAGTCGCCGTCTGCTCTGGGAGGCGGCAGGGGAGGCCGACCTGATCCTGATTGAAGGCGTGATGGGCTTGTTCGACGGCACGCCCTCCAGCGCCGACCTGGCGCGGCACTTCGGCGTGCCGGTACTGGGCGTGATCGATGGCACCGCCATGGCCCAGACCTTTGGCGCCCTGGCCCTGGGCCTGGCACGTTATCAACCCGACCTGCCGTTTGCTGGCGTGCTGGCCAACCGCGTCGGTACTTTGCGTCATGCCCAGTTGCTCGAAGGCAGCCTCACCGAGGGCTTGCGCTGGTACGGCGCGTTGTCCCGAGAGACCGGCATCGAATTGCCCAGCCGCCACCTGGGCCTGGTGCAAGCCAGTGAATTGAATGACCTCGATGTGCGCCTGGACGCCGCCGCCCAGGCCTTGGGCAGCAGTTGTGAAGTGGCCCTGCCGCCGCCCGTGACCTTTGCCGCGCCCGCAGTGATCGAGGCCGAGCCGTTGCTCGCCGGCGTGCGCATCGCCGTGGCCCGTGACGAAGCCTTTGCCTTTACCTACGGCGCCAGCCTTGACCTGTTACGGGTGATGGGCGCTGAGCTGAGCTTTTTCTCACCGATCCATGATCGCCAACTGCCGGAAGCTGACAGTCTGTATCTGCCCGGCGGGTATCCGGAATTGCACCACCAGGCCCTGTCGGCCAATGTCCCGATGCTGGAGGCCATCCGTGCGCATCACGCCGCCGGTAAACCGCTGCTTGCTGAATGTGGCGGCATGCTCTACCTGCTCGATTCGCTCACCGATGTGCACGGTTCTCGTGCCGAACTGGTGGGCCTGCTGCAGGGCGATGCGGTGATGCAAAAGAAACTTGCAGCCCTGGCTCTGCAAAGCGTCGAACTGCCGGAAGGTGTCCTGCGTGGCCACACCTACCACCATTCCCTGACCAACACCGAATGGGCGCCGATTGCCCGCGGCCTGAGCCCCAACGGTGGGCGCGGTGCCGAAGCGGTGTACCGCCAAGGGCGGATGACCGCGTCCTACGTGCACTTTTATTTCCCGTCGAATCCTGGCGCGGTGGCCGCGTTGTTCGCGCCAGACCTTGAGACCGTTATCGCAGGCAAGCCAGCTCCCACAGTTGACCGAGTTGAAACCCAATCCAATGTGGGAGGGGGCTTGCCCCCGATGAGGCCATGA
- the bluB gene encoding 5,6-dimethylbenzimidazole synthase: MTDNAFPKADRDAVYRAIAERRDMRHFTGGSVAPELLQRLLQAAHQAPSVGLMQPWRFIRISDRPLRGQIQQLVEEERVRTAEALGERSDAFMKLKVEGISDCAEVLVAALMDDRERHIFGRRTLPEMDMASLSCAIQNLWLAARVEGLGMGWVSLFEPQALAELLGLPPGAKPLAVLCLGPVAQFYPAPMLQLEGWTEPRPLSDMLYENKWGVSQ; the protein is encoded by the coding sequence ATGACTGACAACGCCTTCCCCAAGGCCGACCGCGACGCTGTCTACCGCGCCATCGCCGAACGCCGCGACATGCGCCACTTCACCGGCGGCAGCGTCGCCCCGGAACTGCTGCAGCGCCTGCTCCAGGCCGCGCACCAGGCGCCCAGCGTCGGCCTGATGCAGCCTTGGCGTTTTATCCGCATCAGCGACCGACCTTTGCGTGGGCAGATTCAACAACTGGTGGAAGAAGAGCGCGTGCGCACCGCCGAGGCCTTGGGCGAGCGCTCCGATGCGTTCATGAAGCTCAAGGTCGAAGGTATCAGCGACTGTGCCGAAGTGTTGGTGGCTGCCCTGATGGACGACCGCGAGCGCCACATTTTCGGGCGCCGTACCTTGCCGGAAATGGACATGGCGTCGTTATCCTGTGCCATCCAGAACCTATGGCTGGCGGCGCGCGTGGAAGGCTTGGGCATGGGCTGGGTCTCGCTGTTCGAACCCCAGGCCCTGGCCGAGCTGCTGGGCTTGCCGCCCGGTGCCAAGCCCCTGGCGGTGTTATGCCTGGGACCGGTGGCGCAATTCTATCCGGCACCGATGTTGCAGCTTGAAGGCTGGACCGAGCCGCGACCGCTGAGTGACATGCTGTATGAAAACAAGTGGGGAGTGAGTCAATGA
- the cobD gene encoding threonine-phosphate decarboxylase CobD: MLEHGGRLRKAAIEYGIAEADWLDLSSGLAPWPWPIPEIPLRAWARLPESDDGLEQAASDYYGTAQLLPVPGSQAAIQLLPRLRRSGKVGVLSPCYAEHAEAWRRAGYVVREVQEQEVDFYLDGLDVLVVVNPNNPTGLSLPPQRLLDWHARLAQRGGWLIVDEAFMDVTPELSLASHTHEVGLIVLRSFGKFFGLAGVRLGFVLAERKLLKLLAEQVGPWAVSGPTRVLGQVCLRDTAGHTRQRKRCIEAGQRLFELLESRGFEPHGGCALFQWLITPHAERLHEFMAQRGILLRLFVHDSSVRFGLPDTDADWLRLDQALAAYKDAT, from the coding sequence ATGCTTGAACACGGTGGTCGGCTGCGAAAGGCCGCGATTGAGTATGGGATTGCCGAGGCGGATTGGCTCGACCTGTCCAGTGGCCTGGCGCCTTGGCCGTGGCCGATCCCCGAGATCCCGTTGCGTGCCTGGGCGCGCCTGCCGGAAAGCGACGACGGCCTGGAGCAGGCCGCCAGCGACTATTACGGTACCGCCCAGTTGTTGCCGGTGCCGGGCTCCCAGGCCGCGATCCAGTTGCTGCCGCGCCTGCGGCGTTCCGGCAAGGTCGGCGTGCTTTCGCCCTGTTATGCCGAGCACGCCGAAGCCTGGCGTCGCGCCGGCTACGTGGTGCGCGAAGTGCAGGAGCAGGAGGTCGATTTCTATCTTGACGGCCTCGACGTGCTGGTGGTGGTCAACCCCAACAATCCCACGGGCCTGAGCCTGCCACCGCAGCGCCTGCTGGACTGGCATGCACGGCTGGCCCAGCGCGGTGGCTGGCTGATAGTGGACGAGGCCTTCATGGACGTTACCCCAGAGTTGAGCCTGGCCAGCCATACCCATGAGGTCGGTTTGATCGTGCTGCGTTCATTCGGCAAGTTCTTCGGCCTTGCCGGTGTGCGCCTGGGTTTTGTGCTGGCCGAACGCAAGTTGCTCAAGTTGCTCGCCGAACAGGTCGGGCCCTGGGCCGTCAGCGGGCCGACACGGGTGCTGGGCCAAGTGTGCCTGCGCGATACCGCCGGGCACACCCGCCAGCGCAAGCGCTGCATCGAAGCCGGCCAGCGCTTGTTCGAACTGCTTGAAAGCCGGGGCTTTGAGCCCCACGGCGGTTGCGCGTTGTTCCAGTGGTTGATTACGCCGCACGCCGAACGCCTGCACGAGTTCATGGCCCAGCGCGGCATTCTGCTGCGCCTGTTTGTGCATGATAGCAGCGTGCGTTTCGGCCTGCCCGATACCGACGCCGATTGGCTGCGACTCGACCAGGCCCTGGCCGCCTACAAGGACGCCACATGA
- a CDS encoding PQQ-dependent sugar dehydrogenase, giving the protein MHKTRLALLIMLAGGLTACGESSTLQVSDGTGPAPKLPEPNKTLVPTVNIAPAIGWPEGAKPTAAAGTQVAAFAEGLDHPRWLYVLPNGDVLVAETNAPPKPDDSKGVRGWVMEKVMGRAGAGVPSPNRITLLRDADHDGVAETRTVFLENLNSPFGMTLVGNDLYVADSDKLLRFPYQPGETAIKAQGTRVVDLPGGPLNHHWTKNVVASKDGSKLYVSVGSNSNVAENGLEAEQGRAAIWEVDRATGKHRIFASGLRNPNGMAWEPQSGKLWTAVNERDEIGSDLVPDYITSVKDGGFYGWPFSYYGQHVDVRVTPQNPDLVAKAIAPDYAVGPHTASLGLTFAEGNKLPAQFSNGAFIGQHGSWNRKPHSGYKVIFVPFEGGQPKGQPVDVLTGFLNSDEKAMGRPVGVVIDQQGNLLVADDVGNKVWRVSAAK; this is encoded by the coding sequence ATGCATAAAACCCGACTCGCCTTACTGATCATGCTCGCCGGTGGCCTCACCGCCTGCGGTGAAAGCTCTACCTTGCAGGTCTCCGACGGCACCGGGCCTGCGCCCAAGCTGCCGGAGCCGAACAAGACCCTGGTCCCCACCGTCAATATCGCCCCGGCCATTGGCTGGCCGGAGGGCGCCAAACCCACCGCCGCTGCCGGCACTCAGGTTGCCGCGTTCGCCGAGGGCCTGGATCACCCGCGCTGGCTCTACGTGCTGCCCAACGGCGACGTGCTGGTGGCCGAGACCAATGCACCACCCAAGCCGGACGATTCCAAAGGGGTGCGTGGCTGGGTAATGGAAAAAGTCATGGGCCGTGCCGGTGCCGGCGTGCCGAGCCCGAACCGCATTACGTTGCTGCGCGATGCCGATCACGATGGCGTGGCCGAAACCCGCACGGTGTTCCTGGAGAATCTCAATTCGCCCTTTGGCATGACACTGGTCGGCAACGACCTGTATGTGGCGGACTCGGATAAGTTGCTGCGCTTCCCCTATCAGCCGGGTGAAACCGCGATCAAAGCCCAGGGCACTAGGGTCGTGGACTTACCGGGCGGGCCTTTGAACCACCACTGGACGAAAAACGTGGTGGCCAGCAAGGATGGCAGCAAGCTGTATGTGAGCGTCGGCTCCAACAGCAACGTCGCCGAAAACGGCCTGGAGGCAGAGCAGGGACGCGCCGCGATCTGGGAAGTCGACCGCGCCACCGGCAAGCACCGCATTTTCGCCTCCGGGCTGCGCAACCCTAACGGCATGGCCTGGGAACCGCAGAGTGGCAAGCTGTGGACGGCAGTCAATGAACGCGATGAAATCGGCAGTGACCTGGTGCCCGACTACATCACCTCAGTCAAGGATGGCGGGTTTTATGGCTGGCCCTTCAGCTATTACGGCCAGCATGTGGATGTGCGTGTCACGCCGCAAAACCCTGATCTGGTCGCCAAGGCCATCGCGCCGGACTACGCGGTAGGCCCTCATACCGCCTCACTGGGGCTGACATTCGCCGAGGGCAATAAACTGCCCGCGCAGTTCAGCAACGGTGCGTTTATCGGCCAACATGGCTCATGGAATCGCAAGCCGCACAGTGGCTACAAGGTGATTTTCGTGCCGTTTGAAGGGGGCCAGCCAAAAGGACAGCCGGTGGATGTGCTGACGGGGTTTCTCAACAGCGATGAGAAAGCCATGGGTCGGCCGGTCGGCGTGGTGATCGACCAGCAAGGGAATTTGCTGGTGGCTGATGATGTGGGGAATAAGGTTTGGCGGGTGTCGGCAGCCAAGTAA
- a CDS encoding C40 family peptidase yields MLNRFAPLVPLALVTLLFGCASHPQQVVEQQKPQPQTQQKFVAAQSSTVYEEELTTEKELADFSGSKPYQLPLLADSILERGKSLIGTRYRFGGTSEAGFDCSGFIGYLFREEAGMNLPRSTREMINVDAPLVARNNLKPGDLLFFSTSGRGRVSHAGIYLGDNQFIHSSSRRSGGVRVDNLGDSYWSKTFIEAKRALAMAPTTVTASK; encoded by the coding sequence ATGCTAAATCGCTTCGCACCCCTCGTGCCTCTCGCACTCGTTACCCTGTTGTTTGGTTGCGCCTCCCACCCTCAGCAGGTGGTAGAGCAGCAGAAGCCACAACCACAGACTCAACAAAAATTCGTCGCCGCACAGTCTTCCACTGTTTATGAGGAAGAGTTGACCACTGAAAAGGAACTGGCCGATTTCTCCGGCAGCAAGCCTTACCAGCTGCCTTTGCTGGCCGACAGCATCCTTGAGCGCGGCAAGTCCCTGATCGGTACACGTTACCGTTTTGGCGGTACCTCGGAAGCTGGTTTCGACTGCAGCGGCTTCATCGGCTACCTGTTTCGTGAAGAAGCCGGCATGAATCTGCCTCGCTCGACGCGCGAAATGATCAACGTGGATGCACCGTTGGTCGCACGCAACAACCTCAAGCCGGGCGATCTGCTTTTCTTTAGTACCAGTGGTCGTGGGCGTGTCAGCCACGCCGGTATCTATTTGGGCGATAACCAGTTTATTCACTCCAGCAGCCGCCGCAGTGGTGGTGTCCGGGTCGATAACCTGGGTGACAGCTACTGGAGCAAAACCTTCATCGAAGCCAAGCGCGCACTTGCAATGGCCCCGACTACGGTTACCGCCAGTAAGTAA